A stretch of the bacterium genome encodes the following:
- a CDS encoding alpha-galactosidase, which produces MLTATGIESDRDQQGAVEPHQAKGVERVLSLSAQHLRLTQVTLADQTDHHNELVQERQWLLHPSESGLLLHGNLFVIENLAAGSGHILVKKAPLPGARSVATEFDLKSTPRRNGGYEFVLSGSPEGQAHSWEILEYHGGLMERTRVIHEWQRRLRPATPGHWVPRFLSNTWGDRSRDSRIREDFVAAEIDAAHLLGVEVVQIDDGWQRGVTSNSSLAQQLGGVWEGFWNADPHFWDPHPERFSQGLGPIVERARAKGMSIGLWFAPDSWNEFANWRRDADCILKLFSTLGIEHFKIDGVSAKTELAFCNLDHFFQAVLDGSQGRVVFDLDITADIRPGYFGAMEVGPIFVENRYTDWHKYWPHQTLRNLWMLSHWVDPRRLRMEFLSNARNVELYSNDPLAPSRYTPATLFATVMFSNPLGWFEVSALPAAFCESVAGLVKIWKTHREALFSGSIIPIGKQPDGFSVTGFLSLSEAHDSGYVLIFRELYPEDHITLVLPAIGLGECQWDVLAPGGAIQSQGDILKVQIPNPLGFVFARFTVICASKGYG; this is translated from the coding sequence ATGTTAACGGCAACGGGTATCGAGAGCGATCGGGATCAGCAGGGGGCTGTTGAGCCACATCAGGCGAAGGGTGTTGAGCGTGTGCTGTCGCTGAGCGCACAACATCTCCGCCTCACGCAGGTGACGCTGGCAGACCAAACCGATCACCACAATGAGCTGGTTCAGGAACGGCAATGGTTGCTTCATCCTTCAGAGTCAGGCTTGTTGCTCCATGGAAATTTATTCGTGATCGAGAACCTGGCCGCAGGATCCGGGCATATTCTGGTTAAGAAAGCGCCTTTGCCGGGGGCCCGTTCCGTTGCTACGGAATTCGATCTTAAAAGCACCCCCCGCCGGAATGGCGGATATGAGTTTGTGTTGTCAGGGAGCCCGGAGGGCCAGGCTCACTCCTGGGAAATCCTGGAGTACCACGGCGGGCTAATGGAACGGACGCGGGTGATCCATGAGTGGCAACGGCGGCTGCGCCCCGCTACGCCCGGTCATTGGGTGCCCCGTTTCCTGAGCAACACCTGGGGCGATCGTTCCCGGGATAGCCGGATACGTGAGGATTTCGTGGCTGCAGAAATTGACGCGGCACACCTATTGGGCGTGGAGGTGGTGCAGATTGATGACGGATGGCAGCGCGGGGTCACCTCCAATTCGTCCTTAGCGCAGCAATTAGGCGGCGTGTGGGAGGGATTCTGGAATGCGGATCCCCATTTCTGGGATCCCCATCCCGAGCGGTTCAGTCAGGGGTTAGGGCCTATCGTGGAGCGGGCCAGAGCCAAGGGCATGAGCATCGGTTTATGGTTTGCGCCTGACTCCTGGAACGAATTTGCGAATTGGCGGCGCGATGCCGATTGTATCTTGAAGCTGTTTTCAACACTGGGTATTGAACACTTCAAAATTGACGGAGTGAGCGCGAAAACCGAATTGGCTTTCTGCAACCTGGATCATTTCTTTCAGGCCGTTTTGGATGGCAGTCAGGGCCGGGTGGTGTTTGACCTTGATATCACCGCCGATATCCGGCCCGGCTATTTTGGGGCGATGGAGGTCGGACCCATTTTCGTCGAAAACCGTTACACGGATTGGCATAAATATTGGCCCCACCAGACGTTGCGCAATTTGTGGATGCTGTCCCATTGGGTGGATCCGCGGCGGTTGCGGATGGAATTCCTGAGTAATGCGAGAAACGTAGAATTATACTCTAACGATCCCCTTGCGCCTTCCCGCTATACGCCGGCCACCCTCTTTGCCACGGTCATGTTTTCAAATCCGTTAGGGTGGTTTGAGGTTTCAGCTCTCCCCGCCGCCTTTTGCGAATCGGTTGCCGGATTGGTAAAAATCTGGAAGACGCATCGGGAGGCCCTGTTCAGCGGTTCCATTATTCCCATCGGCAAACAACCGGATGGGTTTTCCGTCACGGGCTTCCTGTCTTTGTCTGAAGCCCATGATAGTGGTTATGTCCTCATCTTCCGTGAGTTGTACCCTGAGGATCATATCACCCTGGTGCTTCCGGCTATCGGGCTGGGGGAATGCCAGTGGGACGTGCTGGCTCCCGGGGGCGCTATTCAATCCCAGGGCGATATCCTTAAGGTCCAGATTCCCAATCCACTTGGGTTTGTGTTCGCCAGGTTCACGGTCATTTGTGCGTCGAAAGGTTACGGTTAA
- a CDS encoding NmrA family NAD(P)-binding protein yields the protein MKKYVITGASGHVGFRIADQLLDRDANVKVIARNREKLIPLVAKGARAMTGSLMDTAFLAEAFDRADAVFTMIPPDLYAENVRDMQTRIGVSIAEAIRKTGVKWVVNLSSQGAHLLRGTGPIAGLHEQEERLNAIPEVNVVHLRPTFFMENLESNIPLIRNQGIMGSPLNAEMKIPVIATQDIARAAVEWLSELRFKDKSVCDLLGQRDLSVIEMTGIIGKAIGKPGLGYVQFTYEAARNAMLAMKLSPDMARLFIEMYEAFNEGRITKGLIRTIENTTDTAFEDYAEEFARIYSNKTSEGKEADVSRKDPSPSRGEKSPLAWWHQLHLKRKVA from the coding sequence ATGAAAAAATATGTCATTACTGGCGCAAGTGGCCATGTTGGTTTTCGTATCGCCGACCAATTGCTCGATCGAGACGCCAACGTGAAAGTGATTGCGCGAAATCGGGAGAAACTGATTCCGTTAGTTGCGAAAGGGGCCCGGGCAATGACGGGGTCCTTGATGGATACGGCGTTTTTAGCAGAGGCTTTTGATCGGGCGGATGCGGTCTTCACCATGATTCCTCCGGATTTGTACGCGGAAAATGTTCGAGATATGCAAACGCGTATCGGGGTCTCCATTGCTGAAGCCATCAGGAAAACAGGGGTGAAGTGGGTGGTGAATCTGAGCAGTCAGGGCGCTCATCTGCTCAGGGGAACCGGCCCGATCGCCGGACTCCATGAACAGGAAGAGAGGCTAAACGCCATTCCTGAGGTCAATGTGGTGCATCTGCGTCCCACGTTCTTTATGGAGAACCTGGAATCCAATATTCCTTTGATCAGAAATCAGGGAATCATGGGCTCTCCGCTTAATGCCGAGATGAAGATTCCGGTCATCGCTACACAGGACATCGCTCGTGCCGCGGTGGAATGGCTCTCTGAATTGAGGTTTAAAGATAAAAGTGTGTGTGACCTTCTCGGTCAACGAGATTTGTCCGTGATCGAAATGACTGGAATTATTGGAAAGGCCATCGGGAAACCGGGGCTAGGTTATGTCCAATTCACCTATGAAGCAGCGAGAAACGCCATGTTGGCGATGAAGTTGTCGCCGGACATGGCAAGGCTATTCATCGAAATGTATGAGGCGTTCAATGAGGGACGAATCACGAAAGGGCTCATCCGGACAATTGAGAATACGACGGATACTGCGTTTGAGGATTATGCGGAGGAATTCGCGCGTATTTATTCAAATAAGACGTCTGAGGGAAAGGAGGCCGATGTGAGCAGAAAAGATCCAAGCCCTTCACGAGGGGAGAAATCGCCTCTAGCCTGGTGGCACCAGCTCCATCTGAAGCGCAAGGTTGCGTAA
- a CDS encoding Txe/YoeB family addiction module toxin, translated as MKIVFSSQGWEDYLHWQQTDKKLLKRVNDLIKEIVRTPFEGIGKPEPLRHALGGYWSRRINDEHRLVYKVEGDTVLIAQARYHY; from the coding sequence ATGAAGATCGTTTTCTCAAGCCAGGGGTGGGAAGACTATCTCCATTGGCAACAGACGGATAAGAAATTGCTCAAGCGAGTCAATGACCTCATTAAGGAGATTGTTCGCACCCCTTTTGAAGGGATCGGAAAACCCGAACCACTCCGGCATGCGCTGGGTGGATACTGGTCCAGACGAATTAATGATGAACACCGCCTGGTCTATAAAGTAGAGGGCGATACTGTTTTGATCGCTCAGGCGCGATATCATTATTAA
- a CDS encoding type II toxin-antitoxin system prevent-host-death family antitoxin yields the protein MNAITYTEARETLAETIRRVCQDHDPIIITRKREDSVVMIALDDFESLTETAYLLRSPRNTRRLLDSIKELEEGKGIERTLAE from the coding sequence ATGAATGCAATAACCTATACAGAAGCCAGAGAAACATTAGCGGAGACGATTCGTCGGGTTTGTCAAGATCACGATCCGATTATCATCACGCGCAAGCGAGAGGATTCTGTCGTCATGATTGCACTGGATGACTTCGAATCCCTCACGGAGACCGCCTATTTGCTCCGCAGTCCACGAAACACCCGGCGACTCCTGGATTCCATCAAGGAGCTTGAGGAGGGGAAGGGGATTGAAAGGACTTTGGCGGAATGA
- a CDS encoding DUF2442 domain-containing protein, producing the protein MNCSTLGAPTSLAEVTNIDHFGFWLLVENKEYFLPYGDFPWFRGATVDQILNVQLLHEDHLSWPDLDVDLSLDSLQTPESFPLIYS; encoded by the coding sequence ATGAATTGCTCAACGCTTGGCGCACCCACTTCACTGGCTGAAGTGACGAATATCGATCATTTTGGTTTTTGGCTGCTTGTTGAAAACAAGGAGTACTTCCTCCCTTATGGAGATTTTCCATGGTTTCGGGGGGCCACAGTTGACCAGATCCTAAATGTTCAACTTCTCCATGAGGATCATCTCTCCTGGCCTGATCTGGATGTCGATCTTTCCTTGGACTCGCTTCAGACCCCGGAATCGTTCCCACTGATATATTCATGA
- a CDS encoding DUF4160 domain-containing protein: MSPTVFKWRGYRFFFFSREEPRPHVHVYCSDGEAKYWLEPTVELARNHGLSPVQVNELKSIVEEKQNELLNAWRTHFTG, translated from the coding sequence ATGAGTCCAACAGTGTTCAAATGGCGTGGTTACCGTTTTTTCTTTTTCTCGAGGGAGGAACCCCGGCCTCATGTTCATGTGTACTGTTCTGACGGGGAGGCGAAATATTGGTTGGAGCCAACCGTGGAATTGGCCCGTAATCACGGCCTGTCTCCCGTTCAGGTAAACGAATTGAAGTCGATAGTGGAGGAAAAACAAAATGAATTGCTCAACGCTTGGCGCACCCACTTCACTGGCTGA
- a CDS encoding LacI family DNA-binding transcriptional regulator, translating to MSKRITLRDVAAQIGVSTATASLALRDSPKLPAATRERVRKAALDLGYQFDPMLAALSAHRWNRQPTHLGSTLAVLADGLVEGEQGMRERAAAQGYGLEVFQIRDYPDPQRLADVLHSRGILGVIVAQIFKPGFCAAFDWSRFIAVACSEGYERPPVNLVMPNHFKAVQDAWDRARAAGYRRIGLALYNMPLAIDYHERYAAFLERQRQVSDSQRIPLCVLDPPGADPKFHLAMVREMGKWMQEWKPEVVLGFNNYFYWILRDAGWQAPKKVTFYDLWITETPIINPGFFLSHAELGRRAVELLDTLIRGGERGIPDHPATLSINFAWRDGPANPVAKAKRPRIKGHKLLS from the coding sequence ATGAGCAAACGTATCACATTGCGCGATGTGGCTGCGCAGATCGGGGTGTCGACCGCCACGGCCTCCCTGGCCTTGCGGGACAGTCCGAAATTGCCGGCGGCCACCCGTGAACGTGTCCGTAAGGCCGCCCTTGACCTTGGTTACCAGTTCGATCCGATGCTGGCGGCTCTCTCGGCTCATCGTTGGAACCGGCAACCGACGCATCTGGGATCCACATTGGCGGTACTGGCGGATGGCCTGGTTGAGGGTGAGCAGGGGATGAGGGAGCGTGCGGCGGCGCAGGGATACGGGCTGGAAGTGTTCCAGATCCGTGACTATCCAGACCCCCAGCGGCTGGCGGATGTGCTCCATAGTCGAGGGATTCTCGGGGTGATTGTCGCGCAGATTTTCAAGCCGGGCTTCTGTGCGGCCTTTGACTGGTCGCGGTTTATCGCCGTGGCCTGCAGTGAAGGCTATGAGCGGCCACCGGTCAATTTGGTGATGCCCAACCACTTCAAGGCGGTGCAGGATGCGTGGGACCGGGCCCGGGCGGCAGGGTATCGCCGGATTGGACTGGCGCTGTACAACATGCCCCTTGCCATCGATTATCATGAGCGGTATGCGGCGTTTTTGGAACGGCAACGCCAGGTCTCAGATTCGCAACGGATTCCGCTGTGTGTCCTTGATCCCCCGGGTGCTGACCCGAAGTTCCACCTGGCGATGGTCCGGGAAATGGGGAAGTGGATGCAGGAGTGGAAGCCCGAGGTCGTGCTCGGGTTCAATAATTATTTTTACTGGATTCTGCGTGATGCGGGCTGGCAGGCCCCGAAAAAAGTGACCTTTTATGACCTGTGGATCACCGAAACGCCGATCATCAATCCCGGCTTCTTTCTGAGCCATGCCGAACTGGGGCGGCGTGCGGTGGAACTTCTGGATACCTTGATCCGCGGCGGGGAACGGGGCATTCCGGATCATCCGGCCACCCTCTCCATCAACTTCGCCTGGCGTGACGGACCGGCCAATCCTGTGGCTAAAGCCAAACGCCCCAGGATCAAAGGCCATAAGTTGCTAAGTTGA
- a CDS encoding MFS transporter, whose product MLVTRQNQIPFLWLIMITVPWALFYFMIQVNGVNFFILNRLIDNPAALTFFFSLPGLIFLFIPVGPYISFMSDRIWTRWGRRKIFLIINFSAMALVMFFYPLAPNVWAFLALMCIAAFIGAFGTPFEALKLEIIPPDMRGRSSAMNTWVNTIINIVFSLAVIGRFDEVIPFLGGQISGIKILYWSAALGLLIVVFYYFFGIHEVHPRSTITGEKFNIKKAWKAMTIPQLRYLYIFMIATTLLGASLGSLGTLLYINQWGYSFQEMGINIAFGGIINLFLIPIIGIFADKGRQHRMRIWLTCVGIVSVLTLSYFAFVTWYLPDQRPSLVEIIFFGETTCIVGIIGGMVYYPLVYDYIPRNLMGTYSAGCGIVAGIVGFFTTNGLGVFLLCWAKLFQPPAGEMVRVCLETEMQQPQVAQILYLDHLVTPDGAPAATRDIVARPWYANGIVKDNGVCYEIRLRDADGEAKMKRRDELKNTIDALDAKTALDRKRGSAGDTMVRREKELEALCAENEQLKLAIEKRSAQWRAEVLRGLDQHLMKEGTALLSNTPARAVVSLVLTTRKPKDKEVDQLNKRLRAEDPAAISLGSIRLERGFAFSVSTLLPADKDPNDIMRALCQRLIRLGDETAPGLMAHATPVSAVAIKPAAVIELALVEDPVRNFMSPISRVMNALLSRFVDLPPPDQKLISLARNVCKGGLISHARTAALAGRNGVHLIVVADDETVGDRGVWTAKVLDRIRLECASLKLTVPAPVIDQGVVPLKYNYMSGYLYVFALVICGFGLVMYFIHQEKIGVVKKWGAEEARSDKQMNTPLTSMIGPEAGQVVAPVRVSTSSPETYTPGYLIPKVIFALAGLLVVGVAFKQAWPDLRLLAVGRPTEAIAVSVVASKPGQPDFVMKNQAELNAKMKAVSNAKDYSWTFYNEFVFEATDGQEVAFRRGVGCKLKPSMPLLDENGLPTTAKLFYDPKVPTRTVLPLEYSTWLAPALTAILGLMAFVLGAVFAWFATKPITLSANAAVNLTGDGSKRD is encoded by the coding sequence ATGCTTGTCACTCGTCAGAATCAAATTCCATTTCTTTGGCTGATCATGATCACGGTGCCTTGGGCCCTTTTCTACTTCATGATTCAGGTTAACGGTGTTAATTTCTTCATTCTCAACCGGCTGATTGATAATCCTGCGGCCTTGACCTTCTTTTTCTCCCTGCCGGGCCTGATATTCTTGTTCATTCCGGTCGGTCCCTATATTTCGTTCATGTCCGACCGCATCTGGACGCGGTGGGGACGCCGTAAGATTTTCCTGATCATCAACTTTTCGGCGATGGCCCTTGTGATGTTTTTCTACCCGTTGGCGCCCAATGTGTGGGCGTTTCTGGCCCTCATGTGTATTGCGGCGTTTATTGGAGCTTTTGGAACGCCTTTTGAGGCCCTAAAGCTGGAGATTATCCCGCCGGATATGCGTGGGCGCTCTTCCGCCATGAATACCTGGGTCAACACGATTATCAATATTGTGTTTTCCCTGGCCGTGATCGGCCGGTTCGATGAGGTCATTCCTTTTCTGGGAGGACAGATCAGCGGGATCAAGATCCTGTATTGGAGTGCGGCGCTCGGGCTGCTGATTGTGGTGTTTTACTACTTTTTCGGGATTCATGAAGTGCACCCCAGGAGTACGATTACTGGCGAGAAATTCAATATCAAAAAGGCCTGGAAGGCCATGACCATTCCCCAGTTACGCTACCTGTACATTTTCATGATCGCCACGACGTTGCTGGGGGCAAGTCTGGGAAGTTTGGGGACCCTGCTGTATATCAATCAGTGGGGATATAGTTTTCAGGAAATGGGCATTAATATTGCGTTCGGCGGGATCATCAATCTTTTTCTCATTCCGATTATCGGGATTTTTGCCGACAAGGGACGCCAGCACCGCATGCGGATTTGGCTCACGTGTGTCGGCATTGTCTCGGTTCTAACGCTCAGCTATTTCGCTTTTGTCACGTGGTATTTACCTGACCAGCGGCCGTCGCTAGTGGAAATCATATTTTTCGGAGAAACCACCTGTATCGTCGGCATTATCGGGGGGATGGTTTATTATCCGCTGGTATACGACTATATTCCCCGCAATTTAATGGGAACCTATAGTGCCGGCTGCGGCATTGTGGCGGGGATTGTGGGCTTTTTCACGACGAACGGGTTGGGGGTTTTCCTGTTGTGCTGGGCAAAACTTTTTCAACCGCCGGCTGGTGAAATGGTGCGTGTGTGTCTCGAAACGGAAATGCAGCAACCCCAGGTGGCGCAGATTCTGTATCTCGATCATCTGGTCACCCCTGACGGAGCCCCCGCTGCCACCCGTGATATTGTTGCCAGGCCCTGGTATGCCAATGGGATTGTTAAGGATAATGGCGTGTGTTACGAAATCCGCCTGCGTGACGCTGACGGCGAAGCGAAAATGAAGCGGAGGGATGAGCTCAAGAATACGATCGACGCGCTTGATGCGAAAACAGCGTTGGATCGGAAGCGTGGAAGTGCAGGGGATACGATGGTCCGGCGCGAAAAAGAGCTGGAGGCGCTATGTGCCGAGAATGAACAGCTGAAGCTGGCCATCGAAAAACGTTCGGCGCAATGGCGCGCGGAAGTCCTCCGTGGTTTGGATCAGCATCTCATGAAGGAGGGGACGGCACTCCTCAGTAACACCCCTGCCCGGGCGGTGGTTTCGTTAGTGCTTACCACCCGTAAACCTAAAGACAAGGAAGTCGACCAACTGAATAAACGGTTAAGGGCGGAAGACCCTGCCGCCATCAGCCTTGGCTCGATACGTCTGGAGCGTGGGTTTGCGTTTTCGGTCTCTACCCTTCTGCCGGCGGACAAGGACCCGAACGACATCATGCGTGCCCTTTGCCAGCGGTTGATCCGTCTTGGCGATGAAACGGCTCCCGGCCTGATGGCCCACGCGACCCCGGTATCCGCTGTTGCGATCAAGCCGGCGGCAGTTATTGAGCTTGCCTTGGTTGAGGATCCGGTCAGGAACTTCATGTCACCCATATCCCGGGTAATGAATGCCTTGCTTTCCCGATTTGTCGATTTGCCGCCGCCTGACCAGAAGTTGATATCCCTTGCCCGCAATGTCTGTAAGGGGGGGCTGATCAGTCACGCGCGCACCGCCGCACTTGCCGGGCGGAATGGGGTACACCTCATCGTCGTTGCCGATGATGAAACGGTGGGCGACAGGGGCGTGTGGACGGCCAAAGTGCTGGATAGGATCCGCTTGGAATGTGCCTCGCTCAAGCTGACGGTACCTGCGCCTGTGATTGATCAGGGGGTAGTCCCCCTCAAGTATAATTATATGTCCGGATACCTCTACGTATTTGCCCTGGTCATCTGTGGATTCGGCCTCGTCATGTATTTCATTCATCAGGAAAAGATCGGGGTCGTGAAAAAATGGGGGGCGGAAGAAGCCAGGAGTGATAAACAGATGAATACTCCGCTCACGTCGATGATTGGCCCGGAGGCAGGTCAGGTAGTCGCCCCGGTTCGAGTCTCAACCAGTTCCCCGGAGACCTACACCCCAGGCTACCTGATCCCAAAAGTTATTTTCGCTTTGGCGGGGTTGTTGGTGGTTGGGGTGGCTTTCAAGCAGGCATGGCCGGATCTGCGGTTGCTCGCGGTGGGACGGCCCACGGAGGCGATCGCGGTGTCCGTCGTGGCCAGCAAACCCGGCCAACCGGATTTTGTCATGAAGAACCAGGCGGAACTCAATGCCAAGATGAAGGCGGTCAGCAACGCCAAAGATTACAGTTGGACGTTTTATAACGAGTTTGTGTTCGAGGCGACGGACGGGCAGGAAGTGGCCTTCCGCCGTGGGGTAGGGTGCAAGCTCAAGCCCTCCATGCCGTTGCTTGATGAGAACGGACTCCCCACTACGGCCAAACTGTTCTACGATCCCAAGGTGCCGACACGTACCGTGTTGCCCTTGGAATACAGCACCTGGCTGGCTCCCGCGCTGACCGCTATCCTTGGCTTGATGGCCTTTGTGCTCGGAGCCGTGTTTGCATGGTTTGCAACAAAACCCATCACGCTTTCGGCGAATGCGGCCGTGAATCTCACCGGTGACGGCTCTAAGAGGGATTGA